The genomic window aggggggagcagccccggggcagtGTCACTTTGTACCTGGTGCCGTGGGTTCTCCTGGCGGTGCTGTCACCACAGCTGCTGgcttgctgctctcctcctgggACTCTACCTGCTGCCTGGTGGCcgtgcagcagcactgggagcgCTCCtatccctgttttttttttttttttttgtgtggtttttttttttttcaggtgatttCTCAGCTGCCCCGCTGCCATCGCAGCGTCTTTCGGTACCTAATGTCGTTCCTCCGAGAGCTGCTCAAATACTCGGAAGACAACAACGTCAGCGCCACCATGATCGGTAAGGCcgaggcagctccctgccccctccccaaaacgctgctgcccccctccctgccGCCTCCCCAGGGCTGTAACCGGCTCTGCCCCCGCAGCCACCTTGTTCACCAGCCTCCTCCTGCGGCCTCCGCCCAACCTGATGGCGAAGCAGACCCAGCAGGACCGCCAGCGTGCCATCAACTTCCTCTACGGCTTCTTGCTCTCCGGGGACGAGGAGTGACCCCTGCCCGCCTGCCAAAGCCGGCCTCGTGCCCGGGCTGCGCCTCCGGCGGCTCCCCAAAGGGCAGAAGGCTCCGAGCTCCTCTGAGGGCCGTGTTTACGGGTGGAAGGGAAGCGTTCTCCTCTCTTTCCCACTGCTGTACCCCGCGCCGCAGAGGACCTGCGTGCTCCTTGCACTGCCATCCGTGACAGGACCCTCCTGCTTTCTCCCCTGGAGCTTGAGGGGGGGATCTGCCGCTAGCCAAACGTGGGGCCAGCGGCCCGCTTGTCCCCTAGCCATGTCACCGGTTCCCCAACCCGTGCTTCTCTCCCCTTTTCACCCCCCGTCTCCCTGGAGGCAGCGCAGGGAAGGGTGGAGGCTGCTGATGCTGCTGGAGGGCCGCGGCTCAGCTGGCTGCATCCCTGTGTGCTGGTGGGTACTGGCCGCACTGGTGAGAGCCCTGTGCCATGCAGCAGCCCGGGTCACCCTCCTGGGGTGAGGTTTTAgcatcccctgctccagcccctgggtTTCTGGCACCAGCACCTCGCTCTGCCCTCTCCCCCCGTGCCCCGGCTGCCCCCCGGGCTGTGGGGGCTGGTGGCTGACGTGGAGGAGCCCGGAtcaagcagggctgggaggtgaAGGTTTATccagggcagcccctgggcacgGCACGGAGCAGGACACGGCTCCTGcccccccatccctgctgcaggaccGGGTCTGAGGGCGCCTCCATCCATCCTAGGGACTGGGGAACGAGCCCCAGGTCCCACAGGAGCAGcgtgctgggggtgggggggtgcaGCCGGGGAGGGGAAGCCCTCAGGAAGGGAGATGGGGGTTCAAggggggggctgcccctgctCAAACACTAAGCAGAGCCCTGGCTGCGGGGGGGGTGTATGGGGACGGTGcctgtgcccagccccagccccacgtACCTGGCCACATCGTGCGTGTGCTGCCCCGTGTTCCCCGTGCcctggctgagcagctgggGGCTCCCCGGACCTCGTGGctctaattattttctttattgttttttttttttttttttaatttttaaattacataatttATTGGGAATCCATCTGTTCCAAATAAAACCTCAGTTGTGCAAGCGGTGGTTTCGTGGGCTCGGGCCGAGCCTGCCGGCCCTCACGTAGCAGtggctgcggggctgcagcatcccaaGGGGGActcggggctgcagggctgggctgggggggaagAAAACCCCCAGGGAGCaatgggcagagctgggcacgAGTGCTTTGGTGGCACACGGTGCCCAGTAGGGCCCTCCACGTGCTGGGGAGAGGGGCGCAGTGGGGTCCTGGTGTCCCGGGACCCTGCAGCCCCGCTGGCTCGGCATCTGGAGCAGCGGTGGAGAAAGCCGGCCGCATCCTGCCGCAGGAAACGGCCACCAGTGTCATCTCCATCTGCTTCCTGCCTGCTCCTTGAGCGCGGGGCTGTGCCCGGGCAGCTGCTCCCGGCCTCGTCACGGAGGGGACCCGCTGCAAGGTGCCGGCATTGTTCCCTCGGCCGCTGCATTCCTGCCACTGCCGGCGGAAATGCCGGAGAGGGCGCGAAGCCCCGCGGCTCCCGCGGGACGGGCTGGGCCCGTGCATCCTCAAGGAGTGCATCCTCACGGCCCTCTCCTTGGAGGGCCTCGGAGCTCTGAGCAGCGCGTGGGGATGGGGGCTTGAACGTGCCCGGCAGCCACCCTGGTGCTGGAAGCGTCTGCgtggtggggctggtggcacccaGTGGTGTGAGTGGCGTGGCTCAACCTGTGTTTTTGGCACAGCCACCGTCCCCTGCACGTCCTGAGCCCCGGCCATCCATCCCCTGGGATGCAGCCAGAGGTCCCCAAGAAACGGAGGCCCCCAGTGATGGTTCGTCCCTCTCCCGGCGCACACCCAGCACCGTTTGCTTCCCACCTGGGCCAGCTTGGACCCGGCAAAGCTCCACGTCTTGGCTACACCAGGCCAGGCACCCGCACTCGTGCCCggcagccaggcactggggaGGAGGCTGTGCACCCTCTGCgcctctgcccccagctgctgAGACCTCACGGCCCCTCCGGCTTTGGCGCTTGCCGGCGGCGTGCAAGGGAGCGGGCACAGTGCGTGGCACGCGGCACACGGGGACGGCGGAGGAGCCCGGCAGCCCCCACCTGCCCGCAGGCAGCAGGCCAAGCCAGGAAAAGCCAGAGATTCCTTCGCTCTCCCAGCCCAGGAGCCTTTTCCTCCGGCACCGGCTGGCCACAGCCCAACCGGGGGGACCTCCCCGGCCTCCCCCTTCCAGGGCAGAGATGGGGCCAGCGGGGTTGGGGCGGTTGGGCTGCGGCCAGGGCGGCGCATCCTGCCGCTCCCCTCATCACGGCACCCGCTGGCCCCCACGGGAGGGGAAAAACCCACGGGAGGGGCCCAGACGGGAGGCACCCGGGGCGGGCGCAGGCGTGCGGCGTGGCGGGAGCGCGCTGGCGCGTGGCCGGGGAGCGCATCCCTCCCGCTCCCCGAGGATGAGCTCATGGAGGCCAGCTGGGCCCAGCCCCGCTTCCCCCCgggcccctgctcccagccccgcagctGCAGCCTTTCCGCCCCTCCACGGCCCCGTTaaccccctccccaccagcgctgccccccccccgtgcctGCCGGCGGGACCCCCAACacggtgcccccagccctcgcTTTCCTGTTCGGGGagccctgcacagctccagggGATTTTGGGGAGACAGGAGGGGTCCCAGCCCTTTGCAGGGCTCAGCTGCTGATCCATATGCAAGACCCTCTCAGCCCTAAGCTGCTGCCCCTCTCCATGGGCACGTGAGGGACCAGGGAGGGGGAAAACGGGGACGGAGAGAGCAGGGGTGAGGATGCAGGGAGCCAAGACACCAGGGATGGGGATGCCAGGGACCAGGTGCCTGCAGCTGCTCGCCTGCCTGGGCccgtggggatggggacaccagAGAGGGGGACAGCAGGAATTGGGACACCAGGGACAAGGGCTGCAGGGACAAGGATGCCAGGAATAGAGACACCAGGGACAGAGATACCAGAGACAGGGATGCCAGGGACAGGGACGCCAGGAATAGAGACACCAGGAATAGGGACACCAGAGATAGGGATGCCAGGGAGGGGGATGCTGGGGACGAGGATGCCAGAGGCCAGGCACCCACCGCTGCTCCCCTGTGACCAGCGGGGCTGGTGGTGTTAGGCTGGGGGGGTGCAGGTCCGGCAGCCCCAGGGCATGATAGCAGAAGAGCCAAAGGTGCCCAGGACGGGGTCCCAGAGAATcagggcagctccagcagctgcagcagtgcccgTCCCATCCTGCCCCATCGCCCCATGCCCCCCCCCAGTGCCAGGCTCAGGCTGAGGGCCCTCTCCCCACCCCGGGTGCTGCACCCACCCGGCACCGATCGCCAGTAACCACGGCAACGAGACATTGCTTTCAGCTGGTGAGATGCACAaaccccagccccggctgccgTTGCAGCAGCGGGTACAGCATCAGCACCCTGAGGGATGGGGACTGAGACCAGGACGGGACAGGTTGTCCCCCTCGCAGGGCACCAAGCATCTCTCCACAGCCCCAAGGGCTGCAGACCTCATCCCAGCCCCTGGTCCAGCCGGCCCGGCCGCCACCGCGCTGAAAACAAGCGTTTATTGTCATCATAGCTCTTTATTATAAAGATGTATTTACACAGAACAAATCTTTACAGACACGAGAGACACGGTGACCAACAGGGCCCGGCACCACCACTACGGCCCCCCTTTGGCATACGTTAGTGCTTCACGCAGAGACCCCCACAGGCACCCCACGGGTGGGCACCCCACGGGTGGGCACCCCACGCCCCGGGGGTCCTGCAGAGGTGGCTCCACGGCCAAGGAGGGGAGGGCAGCTCAGGCGGGGTTAGCACCACGAGAATAAATAGACCCTCCCCAGCCACGCTGCCGGGGCAGGTGGGCGACAGGGacggggcagggagggagctcCTCTGCCCGACAAAGTGCTTTTTGCAAAGCCCACGGACCCGGCGAGCCGGGCACGGGGCAAAGCCCGGGAGGCGGCGAGGGGACGCGGTGCTACCCACGGGACACGACCCGGGGACAAGCCACGGTGGTGGAGGTGTCGCCAGCCCGGGGCTCACGGCTGGGACCCCCACGCAGGGGGCTCAGGGCCGAGCAGACCAGGCtagggagcagggctggcagcggggcaggCGTCCCTGGAGGGCTGCTGGCGACCCTGCAACGAGAGCGAAGCGTGGTGGGAtgagccccagcccagcagcacagtcTGGTGTCCCCAAGTTCCTCCCCACATGCCCCACAGCCACTCACCTGGGTCAGAAGGGCATGGGGCCCTTGTGGGacagccggggccgggggcggcggagCCTTCGCCACCCACCCGCCCGCTGcccagccccgcgccgcgcACCCCGCGGCCGCACCAGGGCTCGGATGCGGCCGCGCTCCGGCCCCGTCCCATCCGGCAGCGGTCCTGGGATGGCAAGAAGAGCGTTAGCCGTGTCCCCCttaccccaaaaaaaaaaaaaaaaaaaaaaaaaatccaccaccaCCTGCGCGAGGGATGGGGATGCTGCGGCGCCCTCCGAGCTGGGTTTGGAGCGGTCGGGCCACCTGCAGGGAGCGCGGCCACTGCCaagggcacggcacggccccgACTCGGCTCCCCGTGCCCACCCCAAAGCCACCCGGCTCCCCGaagccccccgcagccccctcgcacctccccagccctcggccggcagcgggggctcggggggccGCGCCCGCTGCCCACCCGACGGGACCCCGGCACCCGTTGGCACGGCCGCTTACCGGGGCCCTCGGCGGGccggctcccggccccgctgccccggGGCGGACAGAGCGAGGTTTGTTACCTCCCTGAAAAGCGCTTTGTCCTCCCCCCTCGGCCGGGGGCCGCCGGTTCCCTgccagccgccgccgccccccccccgaccTCTGcgctccgctccgccccgcAGCGGGCCCCGCTCCCCGGCGCCGCACTCACCCGCGGCGGCGGCCAGGgcgaggcagagcagcagcagcagcaccagcagcagccagcgcCGCTCCGCCATGCTCCGCCGGGCACGGGGCTGCGCGGCTCCGCCGGGCTcggggaggcggcggaggctgggggggaagcggcggaggcggcgggggcggcggcggtggcggcccCGCTCCGGGATCGCCGCATTTGTAGGCGGCgagagcccggcccggccccgccgcacgcccgccccgggggggctccgccgcccgccccgctccgccccctCCGCCCGCAGAGGTTGAGCCCCCCCCGGTTCCTCCGGGACCCCCCCGTTGTCCCTTAGAGCCTGCTCAGGAGTCCTCCGCCTCCGGGGAACCCCCCCCTTCGGGTGCCATCCTGGCCACGTCCCTCCCGGTGCCGTTCCGGGGATGCGGAGCCCCGGTAGGCACCGGGCTGAGCGTGCCGGCTGCGGGCACAAGGCCGGGGGGAGCCGATGGGTGCATCCGAGGGTCCCCAGAGAGCTGGGGGGTGTAGCTGCCGAGCCTCTCTCCGTCGTGTCTGGGAAGCCGTGGCAGCCCGGTGAAGTCTCCTTTGAGTGGAAGAGGGGAAACCTAACCCCGTttttaagaggggaaaaagggaaggcGCTCAGCCTCGCCTCTGCGCCCAGCAAGATCAGGGAGCAAATCCTCCTGGAAACCCTGCCAAAGCCCATGggaaataaggaggtgattggtgacgGCGAACGGGGCTTCGCTAAGGGCAGATGGTGCCCGACAAAGCTGGTGGTCTTCTGCAACGGGGTTACAGCCCTGGTGGGTAGGGGAGGAACAGAGACCAGCTAGTCAGGTGGAGTCCAGTGTCCAGGTGGAGAAGCAGTGCTCCTTGGGGCAGTGCTGGGACCAGCAGCGTTTAACGTCTCTGTTGGTGATGCAGAGAGCGGGATCCAGGGCACCCTGTTTGCCGCTGACACCGAGCTGTGCAGTGAgaatggactgagagcagccctgaggagaaggacctgggggtgttggtggatgagaagcttgaCGTGAGCTGGCAgcgtgtgcctgcagcccagaaagccaaccgtatgCTGGGCTGCACCGacagcagcgtggccagcagggtgagggacgggattgtccccctctgctctgccctcctgagGCCCCTCCTGGAGCCCTGcgctcagctctgggcccccGGCACAAAGAAGGCCGGGGAGGGACTCCCagtagtgatagaacaaggggaatggctttaaactacaAGAGGGTAGGTTTATATGGGATaggaggaagaaattctgcactgcgagggcagtgaggcactggcacaggctgcccaggggagctgtgggtgccccatccctggagatggtCAAGGCCCAGTTGgttggggctttgggcaacctgggctggtgggagaggtccctgcccatggcagggggtgggaactgggtgggctttgaggtccctgccaacctggCCTGTTCTGTGAGCCTGTGATTCATCAATCCACGTGCCCTCGCTGTGAAGAACACCAGGAGcgccctgggctgcagcagacacggcagcaggcagaggaagggcGACGGGCCAGGGGTTGGATGTGCGCAGTATGGAACACGTGGAGATCTTACCAAAGGTTATAAAGGCCTGAAAGGAGAGCGCGAAGAGGACAGAGACAGGCTCTTCTGAAGATGATGACCACaacaacaggacaagaggcaagaGGCAAAAACTGAAACGCGGCGTGTTACGTCTGACCTTCAGGGAGCCTGCgttactgtgagggtgaccaGAGGGGCTATGGGGCCTCCCTCCTTGGCGAGATTTAAAAGCAGGTGGGAagtggtcctgggcaacctgctctgggtgtcccagCCTGAGCAGGGGATGCCAGGTGACATGGagaggtcccctccaaccccaACGCTTCCGTGCAGACCAGGGCAGCAGAGGTGCAAGACCCCCGCAAGAGGCACCCCAAAACTGCCCCTGTAAGGTCACCAGCACGGTAACGACCGAGGCACGGCCAGGACACGAGTGGGAATCCGCAGATGGACAAAGGGAAGTGGGAGCTCCACACCCCACAGGGGGGTCCCCACAGCCACGATGTGACACCTCCTGCAGGCACCCACCTGGTGGAAGCCGAGACACCCACACAGGCAGGACCTAGGGGTGCTTTGCCGACAGAGTAGCAACCCCCACGTCCCCCCCATCACGTCCATCAGCCAGGATCTCCCAGCCTGTCCATCACAGGGGGGATTTTCTCTGGCTATCAGATACTTAGCGCCTTCGCTTCCGCATTCCTGGGGCCGCAGCGGGCTCCCTCCCGCCCCGCGCGCGTCCTGTTTGCTCGGGCGCATCACCCCGGCCTGAGTCACGCCGCGGCCCCGCAGGTGGCGGAAGGCTAACAATAGCCCACAAAGGGAGGATGTCTCCCCCAAGCCTTCCTCCGGCCCCGTCTTCGAGGAAAGCTCCCGCGGGAGGGCCGGGCCCCACCGGACGCGCCGGCGCTGGATGAGCCTCGTCCGGTTGACGCTGCCTGGGGAGCGCCTTGGATGCGCGGCAGATGCCGAGCTTGGcgatgtggtttagtggagggcttgGAAGCCTtgggtcagaggttgggctGGGTGGTCTTGGAGCTCTCTCCCAACCCGGCTGATTCTGTGACTCGGTGATTAGCACGGTTTGCTAATTACCAGGGTGGAAGCAAAGCGCTGCCCGATGGTCGCCGTGACAACCTGCCTGATGCATCCTGCAGAAACTTTTTGTGCCCGTGACAATCACCAGCAGCTTCGGGGTCGCTGCTGTCCCCCCACCTGGCCCTGTTCTGCCCCTGCTCAGAGCTGTGGGGGcacagaccccccccccccgcgtgTCCCTtccacagccccagcccgggGAGAACCCAAAGGGGGGACCCGGGGAGGTGACCCCAACCCATCCGTGACACGACTGCGCCCGGGCTCGGCGTGGCTGCAGACATGGGGGCAATGCCCccggctcctgctgcttcccccctgctccccccgggCTCTGCAGGGGACAGAAGACAGAGGACAGGGGACAGaggacaggggacaggggacaggggacagccCGCGGCGGGGTCGTGGTGCCACCTCGTGGCCGGCAGCACCCCAGCGACACGGCCCAGGGCGCAGCATCCCTGCCTGCTTGATGGCacggcggggagggggccggggcagggggcAAAAACTCGCGTGGGAGATGCCCCGGGACAGGGGCCAGCCGGCAGAGCCCCCTCTCCGCCCATCGCACGTAGCCCGCTGCCCAGCTGGTGTTTTCTCAGGGACGTTTGCTCGTGAAGCACCTGTTTGTTTACTGTAGGCCCTACCAGCCACCCAGCAGCTTGCATCCTGCCACACGAGGTCCTGCCGCCACGGTGCTGGAGGGAGCTGGCACCGCACATCTCCCCCCGGCAGCACCCACCACCCTTGGACGGGCACCGCTGTTTTCTCTCCAGCGGCGGCGGAGCAGTCATTAAACCAGCCAGAGGAAATATGCGTGCCATAAACGCGGCAGGCCCCGGGCTCCAGGCTCGTTATGCCTCGCATCAGCTTTTTTTGCAAGGTGGAGACCACGGCAGGTCCCAAGCACACGGGCTCAGAGGGACGAAGGGCACGGCCCAGCCGGCACCGCCCTCGGGTGCGGGCGCTGGTCCCCAGGCCGTGCGCATGGTTTGGTGTCCTGCTGGCACCGCACAGCTcagcctgctccctccctccgtACACCACTGCCAAATGTGCCTCCTGTCTCGTCAGGATGctaaaatattcctttggtcTCCTTTGCCAGCCTTTCAAGCCCGGCACACCAACGGGAGCTGAATTTATTCTTCCCGTCACTTCGTTAGCCAGAGCGCTCTCGCTCGTGCTGAAGGCGTGCTGTGCTTCCCCTCAGGGCCCTGCACATGTTTCTGCTGCCCCAAAACTCTTACACACGCACTGGAGAGAGTTTCGGGAGCTCAGctcagcccctccagcccctttGCCATTGCACAGCACCCCGGATGCCCTCACCACATCCCCACCTCGGGGGTGACATTTCGCAGAGCCGGGTGAGGACGGTGCCGTGCCCACAACCCCGCTCCACGGGACAGCCTCGTCCCTGGGGGGGTATTTCTGGACAAGGGGTTCCCCAGGGGGCACGGGGGACGCAGCAGCACCCCACAGAGCTCTCGGTGCCGGGTTAGCAGCCCGGGCAGCTGGTTCGTGCCAGGCTGAGCTGGCACAGCTCCACctctgcttccaggaggatctttgGACTTTGTGCGGATTCGGCTGTTTACTGTTATCTGGTTATCTGGAAGGGAGAAGCACTCAGTGAATAGGGCAACGACCCCCCCATATTTGCTCGGGGGCTGTCATCCAGCATCCCTCCGCCCCTGGGGCAAAGGCGCAGGAGGAGGGACCTGTCACCCCCCGGTGCTGCCGAAACGAAGCGTCCcttcctctgccagcagctcgGGGCCTGCCCAGCACCATGCAGCCCTCCCGGTGGATcgcagcctggctgctccttCTCCAGGGTACGTGGGAGATGTCCCCGTGGCGGGGCTGGGTGGGGCCGGGGACCAGATCCAGGGccccccacccagccccagcacgtTGCGCCTCATTTTTTTGCCCCTGTTTTGCTTGCCTGGAGGGGGTGAAGCATGGGTGGGCTTTCCCTTGGGGGGGCtcttctgctgctccagcccccagGGCACATCCCCGGCTCCCAGACGGGTCCCAGCCCCAGGGATGCTCAGCACGGGGCAGGCTCCTGTGACCATCCCACCTCACCCATCGTGGCCAGGGGTCCGTTCCCCAAGGCGTGCCAGGGGTCGTGTGCCTctgcctggggctgagcaggagctggagccccTCCTGAGGCTCTGggctccccctgcaccccagccTGCCCCCCAGGACGCTCGCAGCAAGCCGCCTCCCCCCGGACCGACATTCGGGACTGCTCTGTGGACCCACCGGTGAGTCCCCACAGCTGTGCACAGCGCCCACACCCCCCAGGGAGCCCCATGCAGGGCTcccactccaaaaaaaaaccccaccaccTCCAAAATGCCACCACCACCAGTACCTGCCCCCCACGGCCACCAACACCACGGCACGGCTCGCCGCGCTGCGGGATGCCATGCGCGCCCACAGCGTCCACGCCTACATCGTGCCCTCCACGGACGCCCACATGGTAAGGGGACAGCCCCCTCCGTGCCCCAGGGTGCGGGACGCCCCCCCTGGCCACTTCTCACGGCCCCGTCCTCCTCTCCAGAGCGAGTACATCGCCGAGAGGGATTCCCGTCTGGGCTGGCTGACCGGCTTCACCGGCTCCGCGGGTGAGAGCATCCTCGCCACCCCGGGGACCACCCCTGGGCCGCTGGGCTCCCCaccccgggggggtccccaggggcACCTGCAGGACCTGGGGGAGCCTGGCAGGGGGGGGGAGAGGCGATGCCTGAGCCCTCGCTGCCACCGCAGGCACCGTGGTGGTGACACTGGACAGGGCGGCCCTGTGGACCGACAGCCGCTACTGGACGCAGGCAGAGCGGCAACTGGACTGCAactgggagctgcagaggacaagtcagggctgggggggctgggggggctggggggggtccccactTGCAGTCCTCCACCAGCCGTCTCTCTCTTGCAGCATGGATCAAGTCCATCGGGCAGTGGATCCTGGAGTGGGTTCCCGCAGGGGGCAACGTCAGCCTGGaccccttcctcttctccatcgGTAGGGTTGGCCGGCACGGGGGGGGCACCCTACATGATGGGGTGCACGAGCGGCCCCTGGGTGTGGAGAGGGAGGTCTCTGCTTCGTGTCCTCCCCCTCCATGGGCTGCTTTTCCCCTTCAGACACATGGAACAGCTacagccaggctctgcagggctccGGCAGGGCTTTGGTGCCCATAGAGACCAACCTCGTGGACCAAGTGTGGGGTGACCAGAGACCCCCTCCGGCCTCCAGCGAGATCTACAGCCTCCCGGCAGAGTTCACAGGTACACAGCCTCCACCCAAACACACcctgacctttttttttattttattttttgggggtgggggggtacaagctgagctgctggctcACCCCCATctcccagggagcagctggcaggagaagGTGTCCGGGATCCGGCAGCAGATGGAGGAGCACACCCGGAGCCCCACGGCCCTGCTGCTCTCGGGGCTGGAGGAGATCGCCTGTGAGTGGCCACAACGGGGCTGGGATCGCCGCCGGGGCTGGGACCTGGAGCAGCAAACCAGGGCCAGCGGTGGACGCAGGATCTGACGTCCTCCCCCCCCGGCAGGGCTCTTCAACCTCCGTGGAGACGACATCCCCTACAACCCCGTCTTCTACTCCTACACGCTCCTCACCAGCACCAACATAAGGTGGGCAGCACCTCCCCGCGGGGACGGGTCCTGCCCtgacccttcccttcccttcttccccacccTATAAAACCACCCCTATCTCCCTCCacgagccccccagccccttcccctccgcCGCTGTGCCCCCGTGGCCGGgccggggagggctgggggggctcggggggccaGCCCACGTCCTGCCCGCAGCCTGTTCGTGGACGAGGGGCGGCTGACGGCGGAGGCACGGCAGTCCCTGCGGGCCGGCTGCCCGGGGCCGCTCTGCGTGGAGCTGCACAACTACAGCCAGGCACGCGCCCACCTCCAGCGCTACGCCCAGGGCAACGTCACCGTCTGGCTCGGCACCGAGTACACCACCTACGGCCTCTACGGGGTCATCCCCCAGGTGAGGACGATGCGCCCCACGTGGCCGTGACACCCCCCTTCGGCTCcgaggctggctgctggggtTTGGGAGCGGGGTGGCCGTGCCCCCCAAGCGGCTCCTTCGcaggagaagctgctggaggacagcTACTCCCCGGTGATGCTGGCCAAGGCCGTGAAGAACagcaaggagcaggagctgctgcgaGCCGCTCATGTAAGGGCCGTCCCCACCTCCTCACCCACCGGCAGaaggttttggggggggtgcTGATGCCGACGGGCCGTGCCCAGGTCCGGGACGCGGTGGCCGTCATCCAGTA from Aythya fuligula isolate bAytFul2 chromosome 13, bAytFul2.pri, whole genome shotgun sequence includes these protein-coding regions:
- the APLN gene encoding apelin, which translates into the protein MAERRWLLLVLLLLLCLALAAAAGPLPDGTGPERGRIRALVRPRGARRGAGQRAGGWRRLRRPRPRLSHKGPMPF
- the XPNPEP2 gene encoding LOW QUALITY PROTEIN: xaa-Pro aminopeptidase 2 (The sequence of the model RefSeq protein was modified relative to this genomic sequence to represent the inferred CDS: deleted 1 base in 1 codon): MGNKEVIGDGERGFAKGRWCPTKLVVFCNGVTALVASLRPWGKGAGGGTCHPPVLPKRSVPSSASSSGPASTMQPSRWIAAWLLLLQACPPGRSQQAASPRTDIRDCSVDPPYLPPTATNTTARLAALRDAMRAHSVHAYIVPSTDAHMSEYIAERDSRLGWLTGFTGSAGTVVVTLDRAALWTDSRYWTQAERQLDCNWELQRTTWIKSIGQWILEWVPAGGNVSLDPFLFSIDTWNSYSQALQGSGRALVPIETNLVDQVWGDQRPPPASSEIYSLPAEFTGSSWQEKVSGIRQQMEEHTRSPTALLLSGLEEIAWLFNLRGDDIPYNPVFYSYTLLTSTNISLFVDEGRLTAEARQSLRAGCPGPLCVELHNYSQARAHLQRYAQGNVTVWLGTEYTTYGLYGVIPQEKLLEDSYSPVMLAKAVKNSKEQELLRAAHVRDAVAVIQYLLWLEQTVPQGQVDEFLGARHIDALRWAQQHSRGPSFESISASGLNAALAHYSPSNTTRRKLSVDEMYLTDTGGQYLDGTTDITRTVHWGTPTPLQKEAYTRVLMGNIDLSRLVFPPNTAGRNVEAFARRALWDVGLNYGHGTGHGIGNFLSVHEWPVGFQSNNVPLAAGMFTSIEPGYYRDGEFGIRIEDIALVVEAQTKHPTGEEPFLTFEVVSLVPYDRNLIDVSLLSQEQIKYLNAYYETIRARVGPELQRQQLEEEYRWLQRNTEPFPLASTAAAAAATLGTLAIGSLLSVLLAGLQA